A genomic region of Trichothermofontia sichuanensis B231 contains the following coding sequences:
- a CDS encoding TMEM165/GDT1 family protein, giving the protein MTKFPGSVLLSVLPCPLREHSSKINWPASLGIFSSTFITVLLAEMGDKTQITVLLMSAESQSPWLVFVGAGSALMMTSLLGVLVGHWLSHHFPPRLLETAAGALLLLIAIGLLWDVVHL; this is encoded by the coding sequence TTGACTAAATTTCCTGGGTCTGTCCTGCTATCGGTTCTTCCCTGCCCCCTGCGTGAACATTCCAGCAAGATTAACTGGCCTGCTTCGCTGGGGATCTTTAGCTCCACCTTTATCACCGTCCTCCTGGCTGAAATGGGGGATAAAACCCAGATTACGGTGCTGCTCATGAGTGCTGAATCCCAATCGCCCTGGCTAGTCTTTGTGGGGGCGGGTTCGGCCTTAATGATGACCAGCCTGTTAGGCGTCCTCGTTGGCCATTGGCTCTCCCACCATTTTCCCCCGCGGCTTCTGGAAACCGCAGCGGGTGCTCTCTTGCTCTTGATTGCGATCGGGCTACTGTGGGATGTGGTCCATCTGTAA
- a CDS encoding TMEM165/GDT1 family protein, giving the protein MDWSLLWLSFVAVFLSELGDKSQLAAIALSGSSRAPWAVFLGTSAALLLATFVGVILGHGTAQLFPSPRLVKSLAALGFALMAVRLLWPSRDLPNA; this is encoded by the coding sequence ATGGATTGGAGTTTACTTTGGTTAAGTTTTGTGGCGGTGTTTCTCTCCGAGTTAGGAGATAAAAGTCAGCTAGCCGCGATCGCTCTGAGCGGGAGTTCCCGTGCCCCCTGGGCCGTTTTTCTGGGAACTTCAGCCGCTTTGCTGCTTGCCACCTTTGTAGGTGTCATTCTGGGGCATGGGACGGCCCAATTATTCCCCTCTCCTCGTTTGGTCAAGTCCCTAGCCGCTTTGGGATTTGCCCTCATGGCCGTCCGCTTGCTCTGGCCAAGTCGTGACTTACCTAATGCCTAA
- a CDS encoding MinD/ParA family ATP-binding protein — protein MAKIVSVHSFRGGTGKSNSTANIASTIARHGHRVAIVDTDIQSPGIHVLFGFDEEKIERSLNDYLWGRCAISDTAYDVSEVLRRHHSPTQPGGKIFLIPSSLKAGEIARVLREGYDVGLLNDGFQELIENLALDYLFIDTHPGLNEETLLSITISDILLLILRPDRQDFQGTAVTVDVARKLEVPKMLLMINKALPSYDFDAMRESVEATYSVPVAGIMPLSEEMIQLASSEIFVLRYPDHPLSKVIEVVAQQVMAA, from the coding sequence ATGGCTAAGATTGTTTCTGTTCACTCCTTCCGCGGGGGGACTGGTAAATCTAACTCCACTGCCAATATTGCGTCTACGATTGCCCGTCATGGCCATCGGGTGGCGATCGTGGATACGGATATTCAATCCCCTGGCATTCACGTCTTGTTCGGATTTGATGAAGAAAAAATTGAGCGATCGCTCAATGATTACCTATGGGGGCGCTGTGCAATTTCAGATACTGCCTACGACGTGAGTGAGGTTTTGAGACGGCATCACTCGCCCACGCAACCAGGGGGCAAAATCTTCCTGATTCCGTCGAGCCTGAAGGCAGGTGAAATTGCGCGGGTATTGCGTGAAGGCTATGATGTGGGTCTCTTGAATGATGGTTTCCAAGAGCTAATTGAAAACTTAGCACTCGATTATCTATTTATTGATACGCACCCCGGTCTGAATGAAGAAACCCTACTGTCCATCACAATTTCAGATATTTTGCTGCTGATCCTGCGACCCGATCGCCAAGATTTTCAGGGAACAGCCGTAACCGTCGATGTTGCCCGCAAATTGGAAGTGCCGAAAATGCTACTGATGATTAACAAGGCTCTCCCTTCCTATGACTTTGATGCCATGCGGGAAAGTGTTGAAGCAACCTATAGCGTACCTGTGGCTGGAATCATGCCGCTCTCGGAAGAAATGATTCAACTAGCCAGTAGCGAGATCTTTGTGCTGCGCTATCCCGATCATCCGCTGAGCAAAGTCATTGAGGTAGTTGCCCAACAAGTTATGGCTGCATAG
- a CDS encoding winged helix-turn-helix domain-containing protein, which produces MSEPTNDFSVQGQSGEDTSISMIDIFTLPDSLRQLLSWMLRKGEVSVQEVAQHLKQDEATVTPLLEHLVEDGMLRTRQVGQERCFRVLLAHKSNRQVSEDIWSFLE; this is translated from the coding sequence ATGAGTGAACCAACCAATGACTTTTCCGTGCAAGGCCAAAGTGGTGAAGACACTTCGATCAGTATGATTGATATTTTCACCCTGCCCGACTCACTGCGACAACTTCTCAGTTGGATGCTTCGCAAGGGAGAAGTTAGTGTTCAGGAGGTAGCCCAACATCTCAAACAAGATGAGGCAACCGTTACCCCCCTGTTAGAGCACTTAGTCGAAGATGGTATGCTGCGGACACGACAGGTGGGACAAGAGCGCTGCTTCCGCGTCCTGCTGGCCCACAAGAGCAATCGTCAAGTCTCAGAAGATATCTGGAGCTTCCTAGAGTAA
- a CDS encoding DUF4276 family protein — translation MKIAIVVEGETERAFKEKLCEFLQTRLGQNMPRLKFIPPHGRIPKGERLKRIVNNLLSGSQAYDAVIALTDVYTGTKDFKDAADATKKMREWTGHNPNFYPHVALHDFEAWLLPYWKTIQALAKHNRSAPSGPPETINYQKPPASHIKEIFQLGGQQDYNKPIHGKRILKDNDLMIAIQACPEMKAFIDQIITLCDASLWCE, via the coding sequence AAAAACTGTGTGAATTTCTCCAAACACGCCTTGGGCAAAACATGCCAAGACTAAAGTTTATTCCACCACATGGTCGTATTCCTAAAGGGGAGAGACTTAAACGTATTGTTAACAATCTACTTTCTGGAAGTCAAGCCTATGATGCTGTAATTGCTCTGACCGACGTTTATACGGGGACAAAAGACTTTAAAGATGCAGCAGATGCTACGAAAAAAATGAGAGAGTGGACGGGGCATAATCCTAACTTTTATCCCCACGTGGCCCTTCATGATTTTGAAGCTTGGCTGCTTCCCTACTGGAAGACCATTCAGGCTTTAGCTAAGCATAATCGATCGGCTCCTAGTGGTCCGCCGGAAACAATTAACTATCAGAAACCGCCTGCTTCCCACATTAAAGAAATTTTCCAATTAGGCGGGCAGCAGGACTATAATAAGCCTATTCATGGAAAAAGAATCTTGAAGGATAATGATCTTATGATTGCAATCCAAGCCTGTCCAGAAATGAAGGCTTTTATCGACCAGATCATTACTCTTTGTGATGCGAGTTTGTGGTGCGAGTAA